tctgaagtaaatctctgtaattcattacacacgtgctgttatttaacattttaaacatgtcaaactcactcttgatcacatttgatgatgattgctgatcctaacAAACTATACAGACCCTTAATTCCTGGTTGCTTTGCACTCGTCCTcttttgttgatatgattatacacgtaactaccgggacatgttaatacgcagctgtcaatcaattcagtgggcaagGGGacagcactcctacgtcaagttgcggtcggtctaaaAACCGCTACAATTGGTCCataatttttatgaaaaaaaaagcactgggtgtgtttatatcaccccaatatgacggtctaaacattatacctacacacatATCTGTTTAAACATCTTGAAAagcagatttttcaccataggtgcccttttagGGCAGGGAGGGATGCATTGGTGAGGGGTGTGTGACCTATTTGAGGACCAGGGGGAGACGTGCAATTTCCGGAAGATTATTATTCGTGTGTGGGCATCCGGGAGTCCTTATGCATATGCAGGAGACTGCATATTCTGAGAGACTTAGGGTGTATGAAATCATCTCTAGTAATTCCACAGTTgggtcagctgtgtttgattaaggttaaagcaaaactgtgcagagctgcagccctccaggaatggaGTTTGAGATCTATGCTtaaaagggatagtacacccagaaattaaaatttcctcaccatttacacATTTTTCTTACGATCGCAACAGTCCATCATTTAATTTACACATAGTCTAATAACCATCAGTGATTCTGCCATTCTCAACCCTTGGATGCACACAAAGATTGGGATAATATTATCTTTGCATATAtaacgcacacatacatacattcactTGTTGATATTcccaatatacacacacagacaccaaaTGGGTTACACATACATATTTATTGAACTTATGCAGTCCAGGTTACTGGAAGCAACGGGCAGCTCCTGTAGCTGGTTAGAAAGTTTGATAACGCTAAACTTCCGCAACGTGCATGCACGATCACTCCGATAACTGGACTGTCTTAACGTTGCCTGTTTTGGGGGAGAGCTGGGAATACAAAACCAGAGTAATAGGAAAATACATGAACTGACAGATGTATTGATCAATATGATGTATTATTATCGTTCAATACACCTGTTATGATACTGGAGATTATCTAAATGTTGTGTATGTGATCATCTATACAAGTGCAATATTTTAATACTCACCCAAGGAAACTTAGTGGAGTCTTTTAATTAGTCTTTTGCAGCGGGAGGCAAATAGTGCTAGTGTGCTGTACCTTTTTGTGGAAGGTTGAACAGCAAAGAGTGGTAATTTCTACATGTATATAtttagtttcttgttttttttttttttaatctgatatctattatttttttacagatatCACTTGTACATATTTATGGTCATTTTTGGATTGACTGTACAGAGGAATggacactgtaaataaattacattttgcaCATAAGTGCTCTGCCATATTCTTTAGAACCTGTATTCCATTATGCCTTGCCACACTCTCtcttgtgtggttttaaacctataaaatagatatttaaaataaataataaaaaaattaaaaaacgctGGCTTACTTTACGTTCCAGAAGaaaagaaatgtttaaaaccacatgaccgAGAGTAAATGTAAGGtctttttaatttttgggtaaagCATGCATTTCATGCTTGTTGATTTGTGCCATTATACTAacgttcacttttttttttaagacctgatggtgctgaaagaagagactcatcAACAGAATAAGATGGAAGAGAAACAGTTTGAGAAACACCAAGAAACAAcaactgatgaaaaacccacactgactaaaaagacttcatcacgACGAAGACCTCGGAAATCCGAATCTGTATGTAATTTTACTTGTCGTCAGTGTGGAAACCGTTTCAGGCGAAAACACAACCTTCAaatccacatgagaattcacactggagagaagccctacacatgccaacagtgtggacaaTGCTTCTGTACTAGTGGAAACTTGGTAGTGCACATGAGActtcacactggggagaagccttactcttgccctcagtgtggaaagagttttaagcatAATGGCAAccttaaagtccacatgagaacTAACACTGGAGAGAGGCCCTACATATGCCAACAGTGTGAACAATGCTTCTATACTACAGGAAACTTGGCagcgcacatgagaattcacactggagagaggccgtacacatgccaacagtgtggaaaaagcttctatcaATCAGCAAACTTGGtagtgcacatgagaattcacactggggagaaacctTACTCTTGcattcagtgtggaaagagttttaagcagAATAGCAACCTTGAAGCCCACATAAGAACTCATAATGGAGGCAGAAGTTTTACTTGCccacagtgtgggaaaagttttgctCAAAAGCAAGACCTTGAcctccacatgaggattcacactggagagaaatcttacacatgcacagagtgtggtaaaagtttcagaTGTAAAAGTGCACTCAATAACCACATGATaagtcacactggagagaagccatttgcatgtgctcagtgtggaaagagcttcacaaccaaaactagcctcaagaaccacatgaatggtcacactggaaccatagtgttcacatgtgatcagtgtggaaagagtctcacacgcaAAGACACAATTAGGAACCACATGAAGACTCACACAGGAGTGGATGgttttagatgcagtgagtgtggaaagggctttaaatataaaagaagcctcaacactcacatgaagcttcacaatgaAGATCAGAGTCCTCAAAATTGAGCCCTTGTCCAGcagagcttagggctctctcccgggacagcatgccaaacaagtgcGAACTCTTGAATACATGTCAAGTTACTGGAAATGAAACCCTTTGAACACCTGAAGATTTAAACTCAATAACTGAAGAGGGGTGAAGATTTTTTTTGTAGTGTAGATCATGAGTCACAGCGCAGTACCAGGTTGTAAGAGTTTCAACTTAATAATGAACCAATAACCAGATTTTTGAACATTGCACACATCCATCAATTGGTCGGCACTGAAAAGAAAATTAGAAAGATTAAGGAGGAGAAACTACACCCTACACCCttagattgtgtttttgatcattcACATTGTTTGATTTTACTCGTGTGAACAAACACCGATTTGCCTCCAGTTTTGGGCTTTTGTCTGCAGTTTCACAAAACTTGTTGGCGAATGAAAGTCCAGGTAAACTCTTGCGGTGTGAACTCGCCATAAGTCAATGACAGTGAGAGACTGATGCAGACTCCCTAAAACCCTGATCAGACTACACAATGACATTTGCCAGTTACCACAGAtcagatttgtgtcagattatgagattttgacttgatcaaatcttgatgtgttgtgggtaacaaatgaagactttggtttcaaaacactacacatttattttgattgaCTGATTTGAGAAAAGAAACAAGTTTTCTTCATGAAGACAATTAAACTTTCTGTAGTCAACAAGTTACGTTCATGTGAGAATGCCCACATAACCACAAATAAATCTGTGTATGGGAAACCCAGTGTCACTATTGTGAATGAGAACATGAGTGATTTCTTAGCTTACATGCTAATTCCAGTACTTAACAGACTACTAAAGCACTTCAGCTATCTGTTCAGtccaattattatttatatgcaatACATATTGTACTACTCATGTGCGCTGATTATATTGTGGACTGTCTGTAAGTGGTGTGTGTATGTAGACAGCATAATATGAGTCTATTAATCTCAAAGTCACACATTAAAAGAAACTCTAAACCaccaacattttcaaaaaaaaatgggATTATAGACTAGatctaacttttattttattattatttttttttataaatgttaaaaataaatgtacaaacacAGTAGGCTTTACATGCATAAACAAGCATGAagtaataattacaacaataggcagacaaaaatatagaaaaaaacagcatatggaAATGACTATAGGGTACAGAATTTGCTGACAAAAAAAAGCTACTTTAGTGGCTTTATTAATTAACAAAGTACTAAGTGATGAAACCATAATAGCAAGTTCATTAATAACAGGTAAAATGTGTATCTTCCCCATTTTTTTCATAACCTGCATTTATGAATGAAGAATTTTACAAAGCATAAAaggttattatacattttttttagttacaccaaatttaattttatagggtttacatggaTATTGACATGACACATTCTGTCATGTACATAAGCCCAAATAACTCTTGAGTGTATGCAATTGTAGAAAATATGCTCAGTGATTTCAATATAACTTTCACAAAATTGATAAGATTTATCATcagtattacattttaatttcaggAATTCTTTTGATGGATACACATTAACCATTTTAAACTGAAGCTCTTTAATTTTGGGAAGAATTggataagaattttttttttttccgaattcctgtgaattaaaatctttcaaaataaaataagatctgAGCTGATTAGGATGAAGCCTTTGAATAAGAATATTCcttataaaataattacattttgtgTCTCCAAAACATTAAGTGGCTAAAAACAGAGATGAAAGGGAAAACAGTTCAGAATAGTATGAAAGAATATCTCTGATCAATACTATGATGTTTTTAGGAATAGCATTAATTATTGTGTAAAACTATTTAGGGTGACAAGCAAAACCATGTTTGACGCAGAAGTTATTGTAATTAAGAATGTCACTGTGGCTATTCATCATATCcagtaaagcaaaaatatatttttttaaccaatttttctaaaacaaagatttattttgatgtaaaataaaaCGATTGTTCCATAAACAAGTCTTATGAGGACTGAAATTGTAGGAAAAGGTTAGTTTCCAGCATAATGGGACACAAAGTTTAGACGGTACAAAAGCACATCTGATCAAAAAGTCAAAACCACCTATTTTGCAAAATACTGCAGAAGTAACTAAGTTTTTGTTACAAAGAATTTATCTTAGCCATTGCATTTTTTAAGAACCTAGTTCATTAATTCCATGTCAATAAAATGAAGCCCCCCTTCCCTATTATTTACGTTAATGCAGAGATACTTGTTTTTCcagacaaaattaaaaattaaacacctgttctattttattaaatgtgGGGGATAGCTAGTGAGAGGCTCGATAAACACATCTAGATAACAATTCCCTTTTGGTTAATATAATTCATCCAAATATTGAGACATCCCTTTCCCACCAACCattaagaatgttttttttttttttttgcttttagaaattgatttacaaaattattctgaatattaagaataattaatattaaagacTGTTGTCTTTAGCAACAGTAATTTCTAAGTATTTTACAAAAGTTTCAATTGGTACTTTGCATAAAGAGTCTAAATCACTGCCATGAATTGCaattaattcacatttatttacagATTTAATTAGATGTAGTCCAGATGCATAGGAGAAGAGATTAACTAGCAGAATGGAAATGTGAGCCCCTATTAAGcattaaaaaattaacattttggttttgggggtctccaacaacagtctgaaatgcatgtaaggtcaaaaaccactttcattgtcttataatattaatttatttttacctaattatcccaacgactctcaTATGAACTGATCAGcaaaacataaatgaataaataagtcaaACTGAAACAAAAAAATGACTCGTGGGGAATGGGTCAGAACCCTTCAATTCTGCTGGATCAAGCAAGTCATCCAACAATGAAAAAAGAAAGTACAGAAAGATCCCATTCACTCTAGTAAAATTCTGAATTGCGATATCTCCCAAAGACTGGAAGAAAATTTAAACCACTCTTCAAAAACCACGGACCAACATACTGTGCAATACAAACAGTTTTGGCATAAAAATCCTTGCTGTTCCCTAAATCATTTTTACCTGCCGGCACATATGTTGTGTtggcagccaaaggaaaatgtggCCGGTACAGTttcacaatggaaaaaaaaagcctCATCAACTTTGTTTCAGCATTACCATGCAAATCAGGCATACTGGATCAATatgccatgtaaaaaaaaaaaagaaaagaaaaacagtttaGACCAGCAAGCAACATAGGGCGAGGAAAAATAGCAAGAGTGATATCTCAGGGTGTAAGTTAGGTGTACTACGAAAGACTCAGATCAACACCCATTCAAGAGCTAATGTCTGGTAACCTgacacaaaatttaaataaaatagaaatatcctGAAGGTCAATGCTGAAATGAAAAGGGACATGCCTGTACATGAAAGTGTACTAATGAAGATGCATTCAACTAAGCATGTCATTAAAGAGTGTGACACCAACTCTTATGACATGCCTGGTTACATCCAACACTTCCAAATAAACCCATTTGGTGCTCACCTATATACAGAAGTAGGTATCAGCATCCTGGTTCATTACCTCAGGGAAAAAAGTGTGCAGAGTCATTATATCTTGATGCAACAGGAGGTGTGGTATCAAAGATCCCGGAGCAAAGCAAAAGAGTGCTGTACTATGCACTCACTTTGCCTGGAGAAGGCAGAAATAATCCACCTCTTCCAGTGTGTGAGATGCTGAGCAATGAGCACAGTATTCCTCTATTGGCTTTTTGGCTAATGCAGTCTCAGCTGAAACTGTCAAAGTACACAAGGGTCTGAGTTCAAAAAGTGGAAACAGACTACATCTGGGCCTTGATGCAAGTTGTTGTTCTTGCTTTCAATAGACACAACATTGATGCATACCCAGAGTGGACTTATGCTGTTGCAAGAAAATCAAGACGTGTGCAGATAAAACAAATCACTGTTTAGCATCTCTGTTCTGCCCACATTATCAAGGCTGTAAGTGTTAGCATTTGGCAAGAAAACTGATGATAAAGGACTTGTGCTCTTGGCCAGCCATGAGACTGCAACAGTCAGTAGCAGCGGTGAATTTATTGATGCCTTGAATAAACACCAAGAGGTACTCATAGAAGAGTTTACAGATGAAGACTACTTCGACATGTGGGAGAATGAAGAAGAAAGAAGGTCAGCCAAAACAATTGTGGGCCGATCTCCATATTAAAGTCTGTTCAAAAAAACCTTTGAGGAACCAAAACTCATAGTCGAATCTGAGGAAAATGGGGAAGGTGATAGCAGCAATGCTTAAGACTGTCCAGGAGTCCCCATTATCTTTATGGACCACTGGGAATCTACCCTTATGGGAATCTCCCCTTTGTGGAGTGGGACACTTCTGTGAGATTTGCGGAAACTTGCATTAAACAAGGAGAACACAAGCCACACATTAGATTCTGCCAAGACAAGAGACACAAACTGCCATGTGGAAATATGGTTTTATGTAGGGAAACATTCAATTCTTTACTAAAAAAGAAAACTCAGATCAGCAGAGTTCATTCAGAGAATGTATGCATCTCTCAAAGGTAGATACAGAGAGCACCCAGGTAGGAGGCGACGTTCTCGCAACATTCCCTGAAAGTTCCCTAAAGGTAATGAAAGTCCCGAACCTTTACAGAACATTAGGGACGTTCTTAAAACATTCTCTTTTAGTCATAAAATAATGTTCCCATTATGACTTCAGGAGGACgttctgttttggtcattctatggTCACATAATGACATTACAAAGAGAAACTTTCTAACATTAACAGAACGTTTCTACGTGGTCCTCCTTTAGTCATATGATAACGTTTCCAATATGACTTAAGGAGGACgttctgttttggtcattctatggTCACATAATAACGTTACCAAGAGCACTCCCGCAGCACTAATTCTAATAGCTAGTGTTCGTGGTCTCAAAATTCAAAAGCAAACACGTAAAACGTGTCTTCTATGTTCATCGTGCTCAAGAATGAGCATTATAACTAGTGTAGCGTGTAACTGCTTCATTctggagatttaaaaaaaaaaaaaaaaacatactcgtTTCTGGGAGTCGATTCCTGTCTTCAAGTCAATTCCAGCACAAGGTCCATTGAGGAATCGACTCTTTTGAAGTCGATTCCCTAAATCCCTAAACAACGGCAATCATTCTGCCGGTCAACAAAGCTGCTTATGCGGCTGCTTTCACCaatttcaggtaagtttagtcctTAAAAGCACTCAGATATTACATACAACTGTTCCTGACTGTTCCAACTGTTTCTTTTCTTACTAGTAATTGACATTtgtgttgaatatttattttatagttatggttacacagcaaaatcctcagagtaaaatttactcagttcagagaatatttggtccctctctaaactgagcaaaatttactcagcagcagttaaagttaatgagacaatgatggggttaattaagtgatgattgagcactgatgatgaacacctgctgtttgcttattgcttacctgattgactttatttctgtcagatgttcacAAAAGTCCATATGAGATTTATTGAGAATTAACAGTTTTAGTTctttacaatttacaaaaaaaaaattgatactTGGACTCGATTTCTAATGTTAAATTTTTCTTTGCTTTCTAGGACAAGTATAATGAGAGCAAATGTGATCAAGTTGACAGATCCTGTATTACTTTTTACTCTTGACATGACTAACTGTATCAGAAATTATGTTAAAATGGTGATTTAAGAAGCAAAAGAAGCAAAATTCAGTGTTTATCAGGAGAATGGACCTCAGCAgtggttttaatatatatatatatatatatatatatatatatatatatatatatatatatatatatatatatatatatatattattttattttttttcctctctctttatACAATGTTTGCCACAATACACTATTTGGCAAGCAAAGCGAAACTAATATTAGCAATCGAGTCAGAGTCCAAGTAAAGCAGCTACTGTTCTCCTCAATGGTGACAGCTTAAAtacaaaaagtgtttttattttatttttttttattgatgttgTAAAAAATGGCttagttaattattaatattatctataTGTAATTTTGCAGAGTGTAGCAGAAATAAGACCAAACAGGttgttaataagtaaagctgctgtttgtggagttgcttgatgctctgctgagattttgaaagatttgatgtgttttatttagtttattttatatacgGCTGTGACTGAAGGTAGATGTAGTTTTGTGTGTCTCTTCTCTGTttgtgcttattaacagcaggtgttcatcatcagtgctcaatcatcacttaattaacctcatcattgtctcattaactttaactgcTGTACTGCTGAACTCAGTAAATTTAACTCTGATGATTTTACTGTGTGGAGTCTGGAAAAAGTACTGAGCTTTTGTTCATAAAAGTTTTAGCttttaatgacaatattttttgtcAACGTTTAATAGGAGGTAGTGTAGTATATAGCCTCAAATATCCACTGTACTgtcaaaaactaattaaaacccCTTGTGAAAAAacaactcagttttctgaccacacttctgtattattgcttatttattcacttgctggaaattagaattgaatttagaagtagtttggaaacaaatttttgcacttcgcaaacaaaaataactgtaggcttatggatgtcttcagtagagTGTGTAAAACCATTTTCTTATCAAAAGATATTTGAGTGGCAGTTCTTTAAAAATAGATAAGTGGGATGTAGATATGgagatttatacattttttaaaattcaaaatatatttattttgaattattttataagaCTCAAGCACCACTGTGTACacctgaaagtaaaaaaaaaattaaatacaaagtaAGTGAacttatttgtaaatattgttatttatgcTTTGTTTCAGGCAGCAGAAAGACAACTGGACGATAGAGAATGTGACTaagacacgcacacaaacacacacagacacagcatattaaaaattaaattgtttgACAAATGCTTTATGTTTTCTGCCAAAAAAGCcaattttagtaacattttattgattGAGCTCTTTCTGTCTCTAACATTCAGTACAAGAAAATAACATTCTGTGAAGGTCCGCAAAATAACGTCCCTCACACCTTTAAAGAATTCCACATCTGGACCTTCTGGGAACGTTACTAGACAACAGCCTTAACACCAACAAGCACGTTATGAAAACGTTGTGAGAATGTCAAATTTTCCAATAAGGTTTGGTCCCCTAAACATTCTGAGAATGTTCTGAATGTTCTGTAAAGGTCCCCCAAATAACGTCCTCCAAAACTTTAAAGAACTCAACATTGTGACATTCTCAGAACGTCCTTAACACCGACGGGGACGTTCTAAGAACGTTCTGGGAATGTAAAATTTCTACATTCCCATTCGTATGCAAATGAGAGCCAACGGAATGTTGATCAAACCTCTTTGATTGGCTCTCACCGAGCTGCAGATATTGGCCACAAGTAGCCATGCATTGTATAGATTTAGGTAAGTATATTTTATAACGAGTATCATTGTTATTCTCGCATTGTCGTGTGTTACAGAAGGGCGGACGCCTGCACTAACTTGAATATTGTGCAAATGTCTTGTGTTTTTCCCTAATAAAGACACAGACATGCCAAAGCGCTACAATAGCATACATCAAacgtaaaacacacacagacacacaaaaaagtaaaaagtatatTTCCTCTGTTCGAAGgcataatttatttgttattttgagaaatgtatgTGTTATTTGACGTTTTAATATTCGCCCAGGCTGCAGGCCTATATACACCAGCAATACAGACCACCCTTCTTATTTTCAAtaggcctcggctgggtcacttggcatttctttgtttgcatgtttgttcTCGCCGTGTTCGcctaggtttcctccgggtgatccggttttccccacaagtccaaggacacgagaacaggtgaattggatatgctaaaactgactgtagtgtatgtgtgtgaaggagtgtgcatggacgtttcccagtgttgggttgcagcacgaatggcattcgctgcataaaacataagttgaaggttcattccacagtggtgaccccagattaataaacagtCTAAGCCATAAGAAAATGAATAAGCATGGTCTAAAATACTGCAAGACGTTTTAACTATAACAAGTTGTGAATAAAACAGTGAAATAAGTTTAAAAGTAAagatttactttttttctgttt
The Danio rerio strain Tuebingen ecotype United States chromosome 4, GRCz12tu, whole genome shotgun sequence genome window above contains:
- the LOC100534765 gene encoding uncharacterized protein, whose protein sequence is MKMAFIKEESEDVKIEETFTAKQEDLQEQTDLMVLKEETHQQNKMEEKQFEKHQETTTDEKPTLTKKTSSRRRPRKSESVCNFTCRQCGNRFRRKHNLQIHMRIHTGEKPYTCQQCGQCFCTSGNLVVHMRLHTGEKPYSCPQCGKSFKHNGNLKVHMRTNTGERPYICQQCEQCFYTTGNLAAHMRIHTGERPYTCQQCGKSFYQSANLVVHMRIHTGEKPYSCIQCGKSFKQNSNLEAHIRTHNGGRSFTCPQCGKSFAQKQDLDLHMRIHTGEKSYTCTECGKSFRCKSALNNHMISHTGEKPFACAQCGKSFTTKTSLKNHMNGHTGTIVFTCDQCGKSLTRKDTIRNHMKTHTGVDGFRCSECGKGFKYKRSLNTHMKLHNEDQSPQN